CAAAAAGAAGCTTGTAGAAAAAGCCGAGAGGGAGAGGAAACCCTCTCGGGGGAGGTGAACAAATGATGCACACAGATAATAATATAACACTGAAGTTTGCAAGTGGCATAGTTTTCACTGTCTTAAACCTGCAATATTACAACTGGCGTTGGATAAAGCCTTGGGAGTTGATAGAGGTAGAGGTCAACCGGGGAAAAGCAGTCTTTGAGGTCTACAAATGGGAAAGAGATGAGGACAAGCTGATTGCTGTTGTGGTTCCAGTTATCAAAAAGGAGGTGGGAGTATGAGGCTACCTGATAAAGATGGAGACTGGCAAGTGCTAATTAGTCTTCTGATGCTTGTCTGTTCCATTGTGCTTATTCTTATAGCCGAAGCCAAAAACAGACAGGCGGAGGCAACACTCAAGGAAATAAGCAAAACCATTAAGGAGGTGTGCAGATGAACGGGAACAAGTATCCTAAGCGGGAAGAACAACAGCCACAACAACCGCCACAACAACCGCAGGAGGCTAAGAGGGAAAGCGGAAAGTGGGTTGAGATTGTCAACCTCTACCATCAGGGTGGAAGCACATACAAAAAGCTCGGTGTGTATGTGTCCGACGATCTAAAGGTGATACTTTCCCTAACAGAGGGAGAAGCAAAGGGAGAATACATAAGGATCAACTTCCAGCTATCCGAGCAGGAACTCATTTATTTAGCCGAGAAGTTAAGGCACTTGTTTTTTAGGACAGGGAAATAAGATGCTCCTCACTACTCCCTCGCCTCACCTCCCTCCTCTTTCGGTGCCAGCCCCGCCTTTTTACAAAGAGTCCTCCTTGTCAGTTGCCAAGTTTTTGGAAGGTGCAACGCCTTCCCGCTTTTTACAAAAGCAAAAAACCAAAATGGAGGTGTAAAACATGATTGTAGAGCTTGAACTCAAAGACCTAACCATTCCACAAGGCTTGCTACCACGTGTCTTAACCGGCACGGTGGAAGAAAGGGTAGAAGAATACAAAGAGATGCTGGAGCAAGGGGTAGAGTTTGACCCCATCACCGTGTGGAAACGCCTAGACGAGCAATACTGGATAGTGGACGGTGTGCATAGGACAGAGGCACATAAAAGAGCAGGGAGAAGCACGATAAAGGCAAAGATTGTGGAGCTAAAGGATGAGCTGGAATATCGGATTGAGGCAATCAGGGCTAACCTAAAGCATGGATTACCACTACAGAAAGAAGAGAAAATCCTACTCACGCAAACGCTTTACAAGCTCGGTGTATCTATCCCTGAACTAAAGAAACTTTTCGGGGTGGCGGAGAGGACGCTGTATTATTGGCTGGAACCGGTGAAAGAAAAAGAGAAGGAAGAGCTAAGGAAAAAGGCTTTGGAGCTTAGAGAACAAGGGCTCACACAGGAAGAGGTGGCAGAAAGGCTTGGAGTTTCGCAGCAAACTATTTCAGTATGGCTAAATGAGAATTCTTCGCAATACCAAAAATTGCAAAAATTGCAAAATTTAGTAAAAGACGGCACCCCCACCCCCGAAGGCTTTAAAGCGTTGTCCGAGTTTATAGAGGAACACGAAGAAGAGTTAAGGGAAAAGTCTTTTAATGAAGTAGTCAAAGACCAAGCCCTGCGGGACATCTTGAAATATCTTAACGAAGCAGTCAAAAGAGACTTCAAAAAGCTAATAGATGCCCCCAGCTATGATAAAGTGATAAACTACTTAAGTAGCATTTATCCATACAAGGAACTAAGCCTCCGAGCCCGCAAGATGTTTTTCAACAAAGCACAAACCTTGTGGGAGAGCCTAAAAAAAGAGCATGAGGAAAGAAAACAGTTTGAAAGCCTTGTCCTTGAAAAAGCGAAAGAGGTGTTATCGAAGCCCGATTATCAGTTCCACAGCTGGAGAACATTAAGAGTGGATCTCTTCCGGATAACGGATCTTCAGATATTCGGGAAGGAGGAACTCATAGATGAGATACTAAGAGAACACGCAGATGAACTACTTGCTGTTTATAAACAGATAAAAGAGGCAACAGAGGATAGTCTCACAGAAGAAGAGCTAAGAGAAATCATTTTAGCTGTAGCACAGAAAGCTGAAGAGATAGATGTTAGATTTAGCCTTGACGAAGTAGAAAAGCGCATAATAGAAGCACTCGTACAAAAGTCCCTAAGAGCAGATTATAGCGTAGTGAACAAACTAAGAAAGAAAGCAGAAGAGCTTGCAAAACAGATGATAAAAGAGCATTCACTGATCATGACTTGGTGGATGCTGAACTATAGTCAGGAAGCACTTAAGAAGATAGATGAGATTGACCTAGACATAGAGATCTCAGACGAGGACATCGAAGAGCTCAAGCAGATGTATGAAAACATGAAAGCTCCGCAAGCTGAAAAGAAAAAAGAAAAGAAAGAAAAGTCTTTACCCCCGGACATAGAGGACTGGTATAGGAAGCAGTTGGAACTTCTCCTTATGGACATGGGCATAAAGATCGGATGGGTAAAGGCATTTGAAATAGCGGATGAAATCTACCAAAAGGTTAGGGAGTATTCCCAGAAAGCTGTCCGAGGTTGGTAATTGGAAAGGAGGGTGGAGATGGACGAAAAGAAGGCAGAAGCCCTGCGGTTGTATGGGTTAGGAGTTCCCATACGGCGTATTGCTAAGGTTCTCCACATCCCCCGCAGCACCGTCGCAAGATGGCTGAAAGAACCGATTGGGGTAATGGGGGAGAAAAAGGAAGAAAAACATCTTCAAGATGAGTTATGGGATAGGGTCTTAGGACTTCTCACATTCAGCAAGGAAGAGAAAGGAAGGACAAGGGTTTTATCTATAGCACAGACCTACAGGCTTTTTGAGGTAGAGTTGCAAACGAAAGGAATAAAAAGCGAAAGGACTTTTAGGAGAGTGCTGGAGCAGGTCATAAAACAGAGACTTGGCAGTTGGGAAGCTCTGGAGCTGAAACGAAGGGATAAGTCAGAAATTGCGGAGTATAGAAAATCGAAAGGCAAGCAAAGAAGAGAGAAGGGCGAGTGGGAGATAGACGCTACGGGCTACACTTTCAAAGGAGAAAGATATTTCATCCTTGCTGTGCGGGAGAGGTGGTCAGGAGCCTTTCTCTCCTGCATGGTTGCCAAGGTGAGAGAGGACACCCAAGCACAGCACTACAATAAAGCTTTCAATAGTTTAGACCTCGCACGCTTTCTGATATCTCTTTTCAAAGAATACGGACTGCCCGAACGCATCATAACCGATAATGAGGCAGTCCTAAAGGCAGAAATCATCACACGAGGGCTTGAACATTTAAACATCCCCATCACACGCACAAAACCTTATAACCCATCTCAGAAACTGATTGAACGGGCTTTCAGAGACCTCAAAGACCACTTGAGATATTTCACAAGCACGCACACCACCTTTGAAGATGCCCTCAAAGCCGCGATAGAAAGCTACAATAAATCCGAGCACAAATACGAACACTTCAACGCACCAGTAATCCCCGAACATCTGCACGCTACGATTGAATACAAGCAAGTTAGCGAAGACGAACTCAGAAAAGCCTTTAGAGAACGGTTCATTAGAACAGTCAGAAACAATACCATTGTAATAGATAACCTTAAATACGAGTTTGTATTCCCATTTGAGGAAAGGGCGGGAGAAATAGGGAGAAACAGAAAGGCTCCTACGGTGGTGTGCTACAGAGATATAGAGAACGCCACCATCTTGGAAGTCTGGGATGAAAAAGAAACCCGCCCACTCGGAATAGCCCGCCTAATCTCTCAAGATGCCCCCAGCCTTGACCCCACCGAAATTAAGGAACTTAGGAACAAAGAGAAAAGGATAGAGAGAAGAAAGAGAAAGCTTAAAGAAGAACTCATTGAAATTGAACAGCAAGAACAACAAACACAAAACACAGCAGACTTTTTTGAAGTCTTTAACCACGAGCCAAGCTCACAACCAGCTCAACCTCAGCCCGAGGGAGAGGAGCTGGATCCAATAAAACTCTTTTTAGGAGGTGAAGAGCAATGACGCACGCAGAACAAGTCCTAACTGCAACTTTGCAAGCCCTAAGACGCCTTAGGGCAGAGCAAACCATGCCCCTACACGCTATTGTGTGGGGCAAGTGGGGGACAGGTAAAACTGTCTCTGCACAGAAGATAGCAAAAAAGGAACAAGACGTTTTCTATGTCAAAGCCCCCGACGGGGAGATAACACGAGGCAGGCTTTACAGGTTAATAGGGTTTAGTCTTGGATGCGGTGCGAGATCTACTTATGAGGCTACTTTAGACCTTATCAAGCATCACATCTTATACTACAACCTAAAGCCAATCATCATCTTTGACGAAGCACAGAGACTACTAAGAAAACAGCACATACTAAACGAACTCAAAGACCTGTCAGAAGATGAAGAATTAAGTTTCAGCTACCTCTTCCTCGGAGACCAGACCACTCCCAAGCTTCTTGCATCACATGACCACAGCTTATTTAAAAGGTTTGCAATAAAGAAAGAATTACAGCCATTGACCCAAGAAACAATCGCCTTCCTCATCAAAGAATACCGCATCCAAACAGACCCAGCCCCAATATTCCACTTTGCGAAAGAGAGAGGCTGGACTACATTGGACACAGCAATTTGTTTGCAAGCCATAAAGAACCAAAAGGTAGAGCCAACAGTAGAGGCACTGGGCAGGATAGCCAAAGCCCTCGGGAGGTGATAGAAAATGACTGACGGGAAGATATGGGAAGCTATGCTAAAGCTTAGGGTTTTCACACCTTGGATGGTACTAAAAGAGCTAAACCCGCCGTCGTTCCTTAAGCAGTATGTCAAAGAGAAGATCAGGAGCCTCATAAACGCGCAGGTGAAAGCAGGAATTCTCGCAATCCTTAATGACAACCCCCCAGTTTTTGGCTTCCCGGGTGAGTCTGTAGAAAAGATCATGAGGGAATGCGGTATTTGTAGAAAGCTTTTTATCCCCGTCCAAGACAGCGACCAGCACTGCAGTGATGAATGCGAGAGAGAATACAGGAAAAGGTTTTTACGGAAGATGAGGAAAGAGAAAGGGATGGAAGAACGACGGAGGTATGAGAAGTGGGAAGAGGAACTCATCTGGGAAACTCTTTCTAAACATGGGTGTAAATCTGCAATTTTGCAGGAACTTGCAAGAAAGCTAAACCGCCACCCTCAAGCCATCAAGAGCAAGTTCAAAAAAATGAAAAGGCAAAGGAGGGCTGTGGCATGACGGAGAAACAAATACTCAAGAAAATAGACAAAGCTTTAGCGTTGCTTATGCAAAAAGATATAAGGGGAGCGTTAAGGGTGTTGATGGAACTGAAGACAAGGCTTGAAATGGAAATGAAGGAGGAGGAAGAGACAAAAGGAGAAGGCAAGAAACTGCAACACCTGATGGGGTGGTATATATCTATATGGAACAACCAGCCACCCGAGAGCTTTCGATTCACAGATTACAAATACATCATTGGGAAGCATCTTAGAGAACTTTTAGAAATATACGAAAGGAACGGAGAGGATATAGAAACCCTGAAGCGGGACTACGAGGCTTTTAAAAACTCACGGAAAGACTGGAACGGGATATTGCAATTTCGCCAGAACCTACCAAACATCAAAAAAGCGAAAGGGAGCGAATGGAGCTCTCCAGAAAACCAACGAGGCAAAGACTACTACCTCAAGGGCTGGGGAGAGGAAAAGGAAGGGAAAAACAAACTTTGGGAGGACCACGATGATGAAATCCCGTTGGCATAAACAAAATCTGAGAAGTAATAAACAAAATCTGATGAGAAGTGTGCTGTATAGGATAGCGATGGAAGAACTTGTAGAAGATGCGAAAGAGGTAATAGAAATCAAGACGATCAACGGCAGGGACAACGAAAAGCTATACAAACTCGTCGTGCGTGTCAAAGACAAAGAAGGAGAATACATCGCACACGCTGTGATAAGACTAACCCCTCCGGCGAGCAATGAAGGGTACCTTTGGAAACTCGTAGATTTTTGGTGGGAGGAGGAAAAATGAAGGCTTTCAAAACAATAGAGGACATCAAAAAAGTCTACGGTGATGTGGAGGTAAACGAGGAGGCAGATGCATGGGTAGTGAGCAGAAGAGGACCGAGAGGTGCAGTGTTCTTTCTACCCAAACCATTACAAAAAGAAAGAATTGTTGAAATCATGACATCGAACAAGTTCCCTGAGAAGTATCTGAAGATAGCTCTCAATGGAGTGCAAGAGACTGAAGCCATCGGAAAAATTAGGGGGATAAAGAAGAAAGGCGCCATCCTTGACGGCAAGCCCGGTGTGGGAAAATCAATTGCCTGCACTTGGAAGATAGCTAAGCTTCTTCAGTATAGAGAAATCTCAAGCCCGCTTTATATCTCCTGCGTAGCCTTCCCAGACCTGAAAACGCTTTATGCTACATACACAGAATACGATGCATATCTAATAGATGATCTCATTACTAACATACCACAACCCCGCCTTGAGCTTGTGCAAGAAATTCTCTACTTTGCAGAATTGCAAGAGAGACATCTTTTCATCACTTCCAACAGCTTTACAGAGTTTGCAAAAGCTCTCCCGGAAGCCTTGCTTAGCAGATTAAGAAGCTACTGTGAGCTTATCAAAATCAAAGAAAGCGAAGACTTGAGAATTCAAAAAACCTCGTAGTTGTTCTTCCTGAGCAGAAACTCAACTAAGCTCTCTTTGTAAATAAGCCACTTTCCCGCAAACCTGACCCCAAAGATTTCTCCCTTTTTGCAATATTCAGTTATAGTCCTTTTTGAAACACCGAGCATGTCTGCTACCTCTTTCGCAGTCAAAAAAAGTCTGTCGTATCTTTCAAGCTCTTTTTCAATTTTCTCCACATACTCCAGATCGTACTGCATCAGCCCTTCCCTCTATAAATATAATATAAACCACTGCGTAGGCAAAACAGGAAGGGTCTAAAACACACTTTTTATATCTTTCCATGCTATGCCCGAAGTTCGTAATATTCCCACGGACAAGCTAAAGTGGCTTGATAGAGAGAGTGAAAGACAAAAACTCCCAGAAGACTATTTCCTTGACCCGAAAAATCGCAGATATCCATACAAAAACAAAGACGGCTCCATCAATTGCTACATGCTGAGGGCTGCAATCCGCCTTGCTGGTATGCACGGAGACGATAGCATCAAGGCAAAAGCTGAAGAATTTTTTCAGAAATATTGCGGAGGTAAGTAATGGAGGAAAGGCAAGAACAAAAACAACAAGAACAGCCTCAAACTCAGCAAACACAAACTCAGCAAACACAAACGCAAAAACAACAAGAACAGAAAGCAGAAACTGTCAATGTAGAAGAACTCGTTAAAAAGCATCTAGACGAGCAGGCAAAATATCTCGGCTTTGAGAGCTGGGATGATATGCAAGCACAGCTATTAGAGCAGAAGGGCAAACTCTATGAAGCTCTCGAGCAAGAGAGAAAGAAAGCAAAAGAGATAGAAAAGCAATACAAAGAACAACTCAAGCAACTGCAAAAAGAGAAAGAAGAACTTCTCATTGAATATCAAGTCAAAAGCAAACTTGCAGATAAAGCGATAGATGCAGACAAGGCTTTGAAGCTACTGAAAGCAGAAAAAAAGATAGAGATCAAAGACGGCAAAGTGCTTATTGACGGCGAGGATGTGGACACTGCTATTGAGAAGTTCTTAAACGAGAACCCGTTCCTTGTCAGAGCAGTTAGCGGTTCTGGTTCTCCTCACACCACCGAAAAAACAGAACCGCAAAGCCCAGAAGAACGCTTGAAACAAGC
The DNA window shown above is from Hydrogenobacter thermophilus TK-6 and carries:
- a CDS encoding helix-turn-helix domain-containing protein, producing MIVELELKDLTIPQGLLPRVLTGTVEERVEEYKEMLEQGVEFDPITVWKRLDEQYWIVDGVHRTEAHKRAGRSTIKAKIVELKDELEYRIEAIRANLKHGLPLQKEEKILLTQTLYKLGVSIPELKKLFGVAERTLYYWLEPVKEKEKEELRKKALELREQGLTQEEVAERLGVSQQTISVWLNENSSQYQKLQKLQNLVKDGTPTPEGFKALSEFIEEHEEELREKSFNEVVKDQALRDILKYLNEAVKRDFKKLIDAPSYDKVINYLSSIYPYKELSLRARKMFFNKAQTLWESLKKEHEERKQFESLVLEKAKEVLSKPDYQFHSWRTLRVDLFRITDLQIFGKEELIDEILREHADELLAVYKQIKEATEDSLTEEELREIILAVAQKAEEIDVRFSLDEVEKRIIEALVQKSLRADYSVVNKLRKKAEELAKQMIKEHSLIMTWWMLNYSQEALKKIDEIDLDIEISDEDIEELKQMYENMKAPQAEKKKEKKEKSLPPDIEDWYRKQLELLLMDMGIKIGWVKAFEIADEIYQKVREYSQKAVRGW
- a CDS encoding helix-turn-helix domain-containing protein; amino-acid sequence: MDEKKAEALRLYGLGVPIRRIAKVLHIPRSTVARWLKEPIGVMGEKKEEKHLQDELWDRVLGLLTFSKEEKGRTRVLSIAQTYRLFEVELQTKGIKSERTFRRVLEQVIKQRLGSWEALELKRRDKSEIAEYRKSKGKQRREKGEWEIDATGYTFKGERYFILAVRERWSGAFLSCMVAKVREDTQAQHYNKAFNSLDLARFLISLFKEYGLPERIITDNEAVLKAEIITRGLEHLNIPITRTKPYNPSQKLIERAFRDLKDHLRYFTSTHTTFEDALKAAIESYNKSEHKYEHFNAPVIPEHLHATIEYKQVSEDELRKAFRERFIRTVRNNTIVIDNLKYEFVFPFEERAGEIGRNRKAPTVVCYRDIENATILEVWDEKETRPLGIARLISQDAPSLDPTEIKELRNKEKRIERRKRKLKEELIEIEQQEQQTQNTADFFEVFNHEPSSQPAQPQPEGEELDPIKLFLGGEEQ
- a CDS encoding ATP-binding protein, translated to MTHAEQVLTATLQALRRLRAEQTMPLHAIVWGKWGTGKTVSAQKIAKKEQDVFYVKAPDGEITRGRLYRLIGFSLGCGARSTYEATLDLIKHHILYYNLKPIIIFDEAQRLLRKQHILNELKDLSEDEELSFSYLFLGDQTTPKLLASHDHSLFKRFAIKKELQPLTQETIAFLIKEYRIQTDPAPIFHFAKERGWTTLDTAICLQAIKNQKVEPTVEALGRIAKALGR
- a CDS encoding helix-turn-helix domain-containing protein; its protein translation is MQYDLEYVEKIEKELERYDRLFLTAKEVADMLGVSKRTITEYCKKGEIFGVRFAGKWLIYKESLVEFLLRKNNYEVF